A single region of the Gadus morhua chromosome 5, gadMor3.0, whole genome shotgun sequence genome encodes:
- the trip11 gene encoding thyroid receptor-interacting protein 11: protein MSSWLGGLGSGLGQVGGSLSSFTGQISTFTKDMLLEGVEEVGDAATELQVSNSKLMQVETAFTAQRSEHERLKKLHVELEEKLEASEIQNKQQSTEYRNQLQQRDVEISHLKARQSGLQDEIQTLRHSSHVAMLPLTTSSSSTVPTTTSSSSSSSSFMPHTVGGHHGFHGDEMDLSDVMWSQQEINRLATEVARLEAELSHWRRVAQASNSTGSGNGDQADGLLLQRTIEDLREQMSREVDEHQHEMAALQDAQRHKMADFSRRHREELAEYEERIEELEEQLHTGERSQPSSPSSPSSTSQPDVQSTSLQRDSQLEELRASLEEAQSSRGLLQRQREEAQEENAELLQNYSRLQASVAELQARVQEQEDRAVHRAQMESEIQGLRKALAGAEQELERLQGLPEAAPREEVEHADILELNTVIGSLREEKERLEQDKRSLQASLEASEARGGGGGGGGGGGGGGGGGGGPGECLGLEELQEELGRRAKRLLEAQEERETLLAELEELDGQNQEATQHMISVKEQLSGQLQESQEEVSRLTSDLTALREKLSQSAFTLNDLHMGNRTLEDTVKELRARLGRAQEEAREARSETSELRRSLQEKEERPDWTGERGDQGEGEAARAEREVGLRAELLEKEKDLAELRSELGEARISREEAMSENYEMKVTLGQRRLQEEEEEEEAAGKVGELGRQLRDGQASLSRTVLEKDTRIEALKLEKSQLEGELSRAEGELAGRARRYQQTIEELSRARSLDATALQTEHERAVRLNQDKEQEIAQLRRDVEQMAADHRDTNEMLSITVAGQEQLTDLLQEKDSFMDTLKQNAAELQRELEDKAEEVSREARALRQALEERDRHLGVMKEDNSHLREEIDRLRDQQSRPQPHTEPRTLDIITELETEIHQLKAARDRLEDETHALRRAAEEQQASLLLAQQSLLAQQGELEQARARQEQTLQNYNRHLQARDEEVARLQQAVDGLGGPPPPAPQDQGEVILRQDKDDQSLNGGESGNEKHDLSKVEIQRLVQGIQEKESEIHQLSERNVSLARQLDQLALSRDEAGKLAQMVRQKDLELQALHARVAAGQDVLYLQQQLQAYALEREQVLSVLNEKTRENSQLRSDYHRLVDIVSGKEAALLQLRQENTRLADMSDPSGSQEMFRETIQNLSRIIREKDIEIDALTQKCQTLVAVLQASAGPGPGAGGGGSWAGGCGVSSNQFEELLQERDTLKQQVKKVEEWKQQVITTVKNLQHESAQMHEELLTLQGKVSADSDCSSQLSVDYARLIQSYELKERRLGSLGQELAQVQQSISQLSSTKDVLLGKLDSVVPEVAAVAGQLAQAGEALLSMEPLAPVQRGAAPAPSAGGLQQLQAEVRSLRAALAERDAAVRTLQESALRLSASEGDQRGLRAEEEARRARERLETLQHAAREKDLLIKSKGDQLAQASEALRSRESDSEVLRQAVTNLKERALILELDGRSLKEENEAVATRSREKESEFRALQETNMQVSFLLREKEFQLTSMSEKAATLEKMLKDKDQGNSGELNQLLNEMRSMQEKAVLFQQERDQVMLALKQKQMETTAVHTELQRVKDKEARLNVELERLRSHLLEMEDSYTRDALAAEDREVELRRRVALLDQRLASSSSAVENASVQAGLQVESLQEQLGAAVRQRDEAQMKLHTSQEQVKQYAQSLSNLQIVLEQFQQEEKSMYSSELDKLRREKEAQRSRAERLEDQASALQMNLDEANSALESASRLTDQLDLNEEQMEDLRKQVELRQEMLEEAQTKLMELLNSTEGKVDKQLMRNLFLGYFHTPRNKRAEVLRLMGNVLGLSREDVDKMLEEDGRPGVTGWVSSWLGGRGPHSVPSTPPRPGPGQTLNSSFSEMFVKFLEVESSTDRPPPRMPVQDMKALGAPPPGRGASSSSGLAKRPPDSNPFLAPRSAAVPLLGAGVPGGPGGAGGHLLMKPISEALPSFTPVPVSSEASGLKDLLRQ, encoded by the exons ATGTCATCATGGCTGGGAGGACTGGGCTCCGGCCTGGGCCAGGTCGGGGGAAGCCTGTCCTCGTTCACCGGGCAGATCTCCACCTTCACCAAGGACATGCTGCTGGAAGGTGTGGAGGAGGTTGgag ATGCCGCCACGGAATTACAGGTCTCCAATTCCAAATTGATGCAAGTGGAGACGGCTTTCACTGCGCAGCGCTCGGAG CACGAGCGACTGAAGAAGCTCCACGTGGAGCTGGAAGAGAAGCTGGAGGCCTCGGAGATCCAGAACAAGCAGCAGTCCACAGAGTACAGGAACCAGCTGCAGCAGAGAGAT gTGGAGATCAGTCACCTGAAGGCCAGGCAGAGTGGTCTCCAGGACGAGATACAGACCCTCCGGCACTCCTCCCACGTGGCCATGCTCcctctcaccacctcctcctcctccaccgtccccaccaccacctcctcttcctcctcctcctcctccttcatgccACACACCGTGGGCGGCCATCACGGTTTCCACGGCGACGAGATGGATCTCAGCGACGTCATGTGGTCGCAGCAGGAGATCAACCGTCTGGCCACGGAGGTGGCGCgcctggaggcggagctgtCCCACTGGAGACGCGTTGCCCAG GCGTCCAATTCAACTGGGTCTGGAAATGGTGACCAGGCGGACGGCCTTCTACTCCAAAGAACCATCGAG gaCCTGCGGGAGCAGATGAGCCGGGAGGTGGACGAGCACCAGCACGAGATGGCCGCCCTGCAGGACGCCCAACGCCACAAGATGGCCGACTTCAGCCGACGCCACCGCGAGGAGCTGGCCGAGTATGAGGAGCGCatcgaggagctggaggagcagctccACACCG GGGAGAGATctcagccctcctccccctcctccccctcctccacctcccagccagACGTCCAGAGCACCTCCCTCCAGCGAGACtcccagctggaggagctgagggccaGCCTGGAGGAGGCGCAGAGCAGCCGGGGCCTCCtgcagaggcagagggaggaggcgcAGGAGGAGAACGCCGAGCTGCTGCAGAACTACTCTCGGCTCCAGGCGTCGGTGGCGGAGCTCCAGGCCCGGGtccaggagcaggaggacaggGCCGTGCACAGGGCCCAGATGGAGAGCGAGATCCAGGGGCTGAGGAAGGCCCTCGCAG GCGCCGAACAGGAGCTGGAGAGACTGCAGGGTCTGCCTGAG GCTGCAcccagagaggaggtggagcacgCCGACATCCTGGAGCTGAACACCGTCATCGGCTCTTtgcgggaggagaaggagcgccTGGAACAGGacaag CGCTCCCTGCAGGCCAGCCTGGAGGCGAGCGAggccagggggggaggaggaggaggaggaggaggaggaggaggaggaggaggaggaggaggaggtcctggGGAGTGCCTGGgtctggaggagctgcaggaggagctggggaggaGAGCCAAGCGGCTCCTGGAGGCCCAGGAGGAGCGGGAGACGCTGCTGGCTGAGCTGGAAGAGCTGGACGGCCAGAACCAGGAGGCCACGCAG CACATGATCTCGGTGAAGGAGCAGCTCTCCGGGCAGCTGCAGGAGTCCCAGGAGGAGGTGTCCCGGCTGACCTCCGACCTCACGGCCCTGCGGGAGAAACTCAGCCAGAGCGCCTTCACCCTCAACGACCTGCACATGGGCAACCGGACCCTGGAGGACACGGTGAAGGAGCTGAGGGCCCGCCTGGGCCGGGCACAGGAGGAGGCCCGGGAGGCCCGCAGCGAGACCTCGGAGCTCCGGCGGTctctgcaggagaaggaggagaggcccGACTGGACAGGAGAGCGAGGAgaccagggagaaggagaagcggCACGAGCGGAGCGGGAAGTCGGGCTGAGGGCCgagctgctggagaaggagaaggacctGGCGGAGCTCCGGAGCGAGCTGGGGGAGGCGAGGATCTCCCGGGAGGAGGCGATGTCCGAGAACTATGAGATGAAGGTGACGTTGGGGCAGCGCAggttgcaggaggaggaggaggaggaggaggctgcggGGAAGGTGGGCGAGCTCGGCAGGCAGCTGAGGGACGGCCAGGCGTCGCTGAGCAGGACGGTCCTGGAGAAGGACACCCGCATCGAGGCCCTGAAGCTGGAGAAGAGCCAGCTGGAGGGCGAGCTGAGCCGGGCCGAGGGCGAGCTGGCGGGCCGGGCCCGGCGCTACCAGCAGACCATCGAGGAGCTGAGCCGGGCGCGCTCCCTGGACGCCACGGCGCTGCAGACGGAGCACGAGCGCGCGGTGCGCCTCAACCAGGACAAGGAGCAGGAGATCGCCCAGCTGAGGAGGGACGTGGAGCAGATGGCGGCGGACCACCGGGACACCAACGAGATGCTGTCCATCACGGTGGCGGGGCAGGAGCAGCTGACGGACCTCCTGCAGGAGAAGGACTCCTTCATGGACACGCTGAAGCAGAACGCGGCCGAGCTccagagggagctggaggacaAGGCGGAGGAGGTGTCCCGGGAGGCGCGGGCCCTCCGGCAGGCGCTGGAGGAGCGGGACCGCCACCTGGGCGTCATGAAGGAGGACAACAGCCACCTGAGGGAGGAGATCGACCGGCTCCGGGACCAGCAGAGCCGGCCGCAGCCCCACACGGAGCCCCGCACGCTGGACATCATCACGGAGCTGGAGACGGAGATCCACCAGCTCAAGGCCGCCCGGGACCGCCTGGAGGACGAGACGCACGCCCTGAGGAGGGCCGCGGAGGAGCAGCAGGCCTCCCTGCTGCTCGCCCAGCAGTCCCTCCTggcccagcagggggagctGGAGCAGGCCCGCGCCCGCCAGGAGCAGACCCTCCAGAACTACAACCGCCACCTCCAGGCCCGGGACGAGGAGGTGGCGCGTCTTCAGCAGGCGGTGGACGGCCTCGGCGGGccgcctccccccgccccccaggacCAGGGGGAGGTCATCCTTCGCCAGGACAAGGACGACCAGTCCCTGAACGGCGGCGAGAGCGGCAACGAGAAGCACGACCTCTCCAAGGTGGAGATCCAGCGGCTGGTGCAGGGCatccaggagaaggagagcgagatcCACCAGCTCAGCGAGAGGAACGTCTCCCTGGCCCGGCAGCTGGACCAGCTGGCCCTGAGCCGCGACGAGGCGGGCAAGCTGGCCCAAATGGTGCGGCAGAAGGACCTGGAGCTCCAGGCCCTCCACGCGCGTGTCGCCGCGGGCCAGGACGTGCTgtacctccagcagcagctgcaggcgtACGCGCTGGAGCGGGAGCAGGTGCTGTCGGTGCTCAACGAGAAGACGCGCGAGAACAGCCAACTGCGCTCGGACTACCACCGCCTCGTGGACATCGTGTCGGGCAAGGAGGCGGCGCTGCTCCAGCTGCGGCAGGAGAACACGCGGCTGGCCGACATGAGCGACCCGTCGGGCAGCCAGGAGATGTTCCGCGAGACCATCCAGAACTTGTCGCGCATCATCCGCGAGAAGGACATCGAGATCGACGCGCTGACGCAGAAGTGCCAGACGCTGGTGGCGGTGCTGCAGGCGTCGGCGGGCCCGGGGCCcggcgccggcggcggcggatCGTGGGCCGGCGGCTGCGGCGTCAGCAGCAACCAGTTTGAGGAGCTGCTGCAGGAGCGCGACACGCTGAAGCAGCAGgtgaagaaggtggaggagtggaAGCAGCAGGTGATCACCACCGTGAAGAACCTGCAGCACGAGTCGGCGCAGATGCACGAGGAGCTGCTGACGCTGCAGGGCAAGGTGTCGGCCGACAGCGACTGCAGCTCCCAGCTGTCGGTGGACTACGCCCGCCTCATCCAGAGCTACGAGCTGAAGGAGCGCCGGCTGGGCAGCCTGGGTCAGGAGCTGGCCCAGGTGCAGCAGAGCATCAGCCAGCTGAGCAGCACCAAGGACGTCCTGCTGGGCAAGCTGGACAGCGTGGTCCCCGAGGTCGCCGCGGTCGCTGGGCAGCTGGCGCAGGCCGGAGAGGCGCTGCTCTCCATGGAGCCTCTCG CTCCAGTCCAGCGGGGGGCAGCACCGGCTCCGTCCGCCGGAgggctgcagcagctgcaggcgGAGGTCCGGTCCCTCCGGGCCGCGCTGGCGGAGCGGGACGCGGCCGTCCGGACGCTGCAGGAGAGCGCCCTCCGGCTGTCGGCCTCGGAGGGCGATCAGCGGGGGCtccgggcggaggaggaggcgcgcCGCGCCCGGGAGCGCCTGGAGACGCTGCAGCACGCCGCCCGGGAGAAGGACCTGCTGATCAAGTCCAAGGGCGACCAGCTGGCGCAGGCCAGCGAGGCGCTGAGGAGCCGCGAGAGCGACAGCGAGGTGCTGAGGCAGGCGGTGACCAACCTGAAGGAGCGCGCGCTGATCCTGGAGCTGGACGGACGCtcgctgaaggaggagaacgaggcGGTCGCCACCCGCTCCCGGGAGAAGGAGTCGGAGTTCCGGGCGCTGCAGGAGACCAACATGCAGGTGTCATTCCTGCTGCGGGAGAAGGAGTTCCAGCTGACCTCCATGAGCGAGAAGGCCGCCACCTTGGAGAAGATGCTCAAAGACAAGGACCAG GGGAACTCCGGGGAGCTGAACCAGCTGCTGAACGAGATGAGGTCCATGCAGGAGAAGGCGGTGCTCTTCCAGCAGGAGCGCGACCAGGTCATGCTGGCCCTCAAGCAGAAGCAGATGGAGACCACGGCCGTGCACACCGAG cTGCAGCGGGTGAAGGACAAGGAGGCCCGTCTGAACGTGGAGCTGGAGCGCCTGCGGAGCCACCTGCTGGAGATGGAGGACTCCTACACCCGCGACGCGCTGGCCGCCGAGGACCGCGAGGTGGAGCTGCGGCGGCGGGTGGCGctgctggaccagaggctggcctcctcctccagcgccgTGGAGAACGCCAG cgtcCAGGCCGGCCTGCAGGTGGAGTCCCTGCAGGAGCAGCTGGGTGCGGCGGTGAGGCAGAGGGACGAGGCCCAGATGAAGCTCCACACCTCCCAGGAGCAGGTGAAGCAGTACGCCCAGTCGCTCTCCAACCTGCAGATAGTGCTGGAGCAGTTCCAGCAAG AGGAGAAATCCATGTACTCGTCGGAGCTGGACAagctgaggagggagaaggaggcgcAGAGGAGCAGAGCCGAGCGGCTGGAGGACCAGGCCTCAGCCCTGCAG ATGAACCTGGACGAGGCCAACAGTGCTCTGGAGTCTGCCTCGCGTCTGACTGACCAGCTGGACCTCAACGAAGAGCAGATGGAAGACCTCCGCAAGCAAG TGGAGCTGCGGCAGGAGATGCTGGAGGAGGCCCAGACCAAGCTGATGGAGCTGCTGAACAGCACCGAGGGCAAGGTCGACAA gCAGCTGATGCGGAACCTGTTCCTGGGCTACTTCCACACGCCGCGCAACAAGCGCGCCGAGGTGCTGAGGCTCATGGGAAACGTCCTGGGGCTGAGCCGGGAGGACGTGGATAAG ATGCTGGAGGAGGACGGCCGGCCGGGGGTCACTGGCTGGGTGTCCAGCTGgttggggggccgggggccccaCAGTGTCCCCAGCACCCCCCCGAGACCCGGACCCGGACAGACCCTCAACTCT tccTTCTCCGAGATGTTCGTCAAGTTCCTGGAGGTGGAGTCCAGCACGGACCGCCCGCCCCCCAGGATGCCGGTCCAGGACATGAAGGCCCTGGGCGCCCCGCCCCCGGGGAGGGGGGCCAGCAGCTCCTCAG GGTTGGCGAAGAGGCCGCCGGACTCCAACCCCTTCCTGGCGCCCCGCTCGGCGGCCGTCCCCCTGCTGGGCgcgggggtcccgggggggcccggcggggcgggggggcaccTGCTCATGAAGCCCATCTCGGAGGCGCTGCCCTCCTTCACCCCGGTGCCCGTCTCCAGCGAGGCCAGCGGCCTCAAGGACCTGCTGAGGCAGTGA